The sequence below is a genomic window from Fusibacter sp. A1.
TTCCTGCACGTCTAATCGCATCTTCTTTTGATTCAGAAGCCAGGTTGACTTTAACGTTACTGATTGAAAGCACCTCTAGGAATTCTTCGCATATGATTTCTTCTGTTGCGGTTGTCTTCATCTTTGATGCACCGATCAGCTGTACGACAAGATCATCAAGTTGTGGATCGGTTAAAAAGTCAACTACGCCGATCATTTGCGCATCTGGTGCCTTTGCGTGTGCTCTATTCTGTAGTACCTTGTGTGTAATCACCAAATCCTCGTCTCCGGTAAGTTGATCGATCGACATGAAACCGATGTCAAAGCTACCGGTGTACTCCTTTAGTCTTTTAGTGAGTTTTGAGGCACCCATCGCACTTGATCCCATTCCAGCGTCACAGGCAAACCTAATTTTTGAAATCACAGCCGTATCCAGCTTCAAGCTTTCAACCTGATCTACCGATTCGGTTATGCTAACGCCGGTTTGTAAATTCTTACTGACACGTTTCTTTGATTCGATCGATGCTTTTGCATCTTCAAAATCAGTATCTTCAGCAGTTTTTTCGTTTTTGAGCAAGAATGCCGCAACTATAAAACTTAGACTGGTCGCGACGAGCACACCCAAGATAACACTAAGCTGCGAGCCTCGAGGTGCCATAGCCAGTAGTGCGAAAATCGACCCTGGAGAAGGTGTGGCGACAAGACCTGTACCCAAAATCGAGTAGGTGCCTATTCCACCGATACCACCTGCGATGACCGCCAGCAATAAGCTAGGTTTCATTAAAACATAAGGGAAGTATATTTCGTGAATACCTCCAAGGAAGTGAATGATCATAGCGCCTGGTGAAGATTGTTTTGCGACACCTTTTCCAAATAGCCAATATGCCAGAAGAATTCCAAGACCGGGGCCTGGATTTGTTTCAAGTAAGAAGAAGATCGACTTACCGTATTCTGCCGATTCGGCAATCCCTAAAGGTCCAAGGACACCGTGGTTGATTGCATTATTTAAGAAAAGTATTTTACCAGGTTCGATAAACAGTGCGGTTAAAGGAAGTAGGCCATGTTCCACAATAAAACCGACACCCGTTTCCAGTAACCTGTTGACGCTCAGAACGACCGGACCTATGGCAACATAGGATAGTAGGGCAAGACCCATGGCAGTAATTCCAGCACTGAAGTTGTTGACCAACATCTCAAAACCGTTAGGTATGTTTCCATCAACAAGCTCGTCGATTTTTTTGATGAGAAGTCCACCGATCGGTCCCATGATCATCGCACCGATAAACATAGGAATATCAACACCTACTACGATCCCCATCGTCGCTACCGCTCCAACCACAGCGCCTCTTGTGCCGCCGACAAGTTGTCCGCCGGTGAAGCCGATAAGTAGTGGAAGCAGGTATAAGATCATTGGGCTGACTAGAGCCGATAGACTTTCATTCGGTAACCATCCGGTCGGAATAAAGAGCGCCGTAATCAAACCCCAAGCGATAAATGCGCCTATGTTTGGCATGACCATCGCGCTTAAAAAGCGCCCTGAGTGTTGTAACCTTTGTTGTAAACTACCTTCTTTCATATGATCCCTCCAGATGATGCAAGACATAATCCAAATGTTCAATAATCGCATTTTCAAGCAATTGAATGAACACGCCTTTGTTATTTTCCATGATTGCTTGTTTTAGCTGCTTGTTTTCAAAGAGCTGCTGATTGACACTACCCACCAGATTCCTTCCCAGGTGTTCTAGATTCTTTGGAATCAACATCACCATGACATAAGAGGTACAAGCATCTTCTTTGGCTTTTCTTATCAGTCCCATCTGTACATGGTTGACTGATGTCGTGTTGCAGTGCAGTAGCCAGCCCATACCATTATCAAATATGGTCTTTCCTATCGCTTCCCTTTGCATAAGGTCTTTGACCAGAACATCTCCATGATCCGTATCGGCGAGCATTCGGACCAAATCGAAAATCTCCTGATCTTCGCTCGCCTCGCATGTTTCGAAAAAGAATCTTTCTAACATGGAAACCGCAATGGGTATATGATGGCTGATCACCTGAAGTCGTTCTACCAACGATTGATTGTTGGATTCCTCACGACTTGATTGTCTGACCTCAAGCGTCGAAAGGAGCACTTCGATCTTTTTCGCATCTTCTTCCAGAACCAGTGGACTGACCACCACCATCGGACAAGGTGCGTTTTTAATAGGAATAGTTGAAATCATCAAATCGACATCCAATTCCTTAATCTTCTTTTGAATATCTAAAGTAGATAAAACCGAGATGACCTTGATGTTCTTATATAGTTTATTGACTCTTGCCTGTAATAGTTTAGCCGAACCGATTCCAGTACTGCATGCTATCACAGCTTTCCATGGCAATTTGATTTTCTGATTTATCGATTCTATCGCCGCACCGAAATGCATGGTCAAAAATCCGACCTCAGCATCAGGTATCGTTGTTTTAAGTCTGTCTTCAAGCAATGTGCACGATTTCAATGTCGCTTCATAATAGCTCTTATACTGCGTTTTGATCTGATCCAGCAGTGGATTTACAATATCCATTCCCAATCTGATTCTTGTGAGCGCCGGACCTAAGTGATTGATAAGATCGGTTGCCAGACGTTTATGAGAAGAAAGAGAATAACTTGTTTCATCTTCCATTCTCATAATCAAAGCTTCGGCGATATGGACCAGTTCATAGTCATGCACCAGTAAATCCTGTTCTCCCGAAAAAACAGTCCTCCGCTTTGCGCCTTGCAAATGCATTGTTATATAGCCAACTTCATCATCAGGTACAAAGATCCCGAACTCTTTTGCTGTACACGTGACGATTTGTTTTGCTACGTCATATTCAGGTGACTCTTTCAATTCTTCAAGTAAAACGGTGTCAAAGTGAATCCCTTCTCCATTTAGTAGTCGCTGAACCGCTAAGGAAAGATGGATGACTAAAGCGACATAGGCGCTGTCAGCTATCTTATATTCGGTTAAGGCTCCAGAACAGTCAATTGCTTTTTCAACACCTGATAAAACACGGTCGCCGATGAAATTCAGTAGACGGTCCTTGCTATCCGGCTCTTGCTCTGAGATTCCTTCTTCAACATATTGGCTTCTGAGCAGTGAAAGCAGGTCCGGTTTTGAAAACGTGTCATTGACAAGCCGCATAATCGCAGCACGCTTATTTCTTTCTGAACCAAGGATTTCGATGCCGTAGCCTGGCTTTCTTAAAACGCCTAGGTTATTACTCTCAAGCCAACTGACAAGTTTGTCCAGATCATTGCTCACCGTCGCCTCTGACACGTTAAATAGTGAAGAAAAATAGTATAGTTTTTGTGATTCATTCGATCTTAACAGCTCTATCAATAAGAACCGTTGTCGTTCAGACGCACTAGACCATTTTTCTACTTGTATGCCGTCAAGCGATTTTGAAAGCAATAGCTTCTGATCAATCGTTCCCTTGATTGTCGCGCCTTTGCCGGTTACTTTCTCGACTTCAATCCCAAACTCAGACACATAACTTTCTATACTAGGCATTTCTCTGATTACCGTTCTCGTGCTGACCTTCAGTTTATCGGCCAACTCTTGATTGGTAAGATAATCCCCGTTTTGCAACATATGTTGAAGCAGCTGCTTCGCCCTTTTACTTAATGCATTCATCTCATCACTCCTTGTGACACACCTGAAGAATATAATTAATTATACTACGGTACACCTCATATAACACCCTAAACTTCTAGATTTATGTCATTCAAGAGAGTGACAACTCTGAATAATATAATTTAAAATTTCAGCGCCTACAGGTAGCAGGCGCTGAAATCGTTCCTATTTTAATCGTTGAACCAGTTGATCATATACAGGATTGTTTACAAAATCCTTAATTGAAATATGTTCCGCCTTAGGGGCTT
It includes:
- a CDS encoding PTS mannitol transporter subunit IICBA, with translation MKEGSLQQRLQHSGRFLSAMVMPNIGAFIAWGLITALFIPTGWLPNESLSALVSPMILYLLPLLIGFTGGQLVGGTRGAVVGAVATMGIVVGVDIPMFIGAMIMGPIGGLLIKKIDELVDGNIPNGFEMLVNNFSAGITAMGLALLSYVAIGPVVLSVNRLLETGVGFIVEHGLLPLTALFIEPGKILFLNNAINHGVLGPLGIAESAEYGKSIFFLLETNPGPGLGILLAYWLFGKGVAKQSSPGAMIIHFLGGIHEIYFPYVLMKPSLLLAVIAGGIGGIGTYSILGTGLVATPSPGSIFALLAMAPRGSQLSVILGVLVATSLSFIVAAFLLKNEKTAEDTDFEDAKASIESKKRVSKNLQTGVSITESVDQVESLKLDTAVISKIRFACDAGMGSSAMGASKLTKRLKEYTGSFDIGFMSIDQLTGDEDLVITHKVLQNRAHAKAPDAQMIGVVDFLTDPQLDDLVVQLIGASKMKTTATEEIICEEFLEVLSISNVKVNLASESKEDAIRRAGNLLVDLGYAKSDYITGMLNREEVTTTYIGSSVAIPHGTNETKHFVNQTGLVILQYPDGIDFGDGNVAHLVIGIAAIGDEHMMILSNIAESISNEETLAMLINTASAQEILNRFSVFA
- a CDS encoding transcription antiterminator; translation: MNALSKRAKQLLQHMLQNGDYLTNQELADKLKVSTRTVIREMPSIESYVSEFGIEVEKVTGKGATIKGTIDQKLLLSKSLDGIQVEKWSSASERQRFLLIELLRSNESQKLYYFSSLFNVSEATVSNDLDKLVSWLESNNLGVLRKPGYGIEILGSERNKRAAIMRLVNDTFSKPDLLSLLRSQYVEEGISEQEPDSKDRLLNFIGDRVLSGVEKAIDCSGALTEYKIADSAYVALVIHLSLAVQRLLNGEGIHFDTVLLEELKESPEYDVAKQIVTCTAKEFGIFVPDDEVGYITMHLQGAKRRTVFSGEQDLLVHDYELVHIAEALIMRMEDETSYSLSSHKRLATDLINHLGPALTRIRLGMDIVNPLLDQIKTQYKSYYEATLKSCTLLEDRLKTTIPDAEVGFLTMHFGAAIESINQKIKLPWKAVIACSTGIGSAKLLQARVNKLYKNIKVISVLSTLDIQKKIKELDVDLMISTIPIKNAPCPMVVVSPLVLEEDAKKIEVLLSTLEVRQSSREESNNQSLVERLQVISHHIPIAVSMLERFFFETCEASEDQEIFDLVRMLADTDHGDVLVKDLMQREAIGKTIFDNGMGWLLHCNTTSVNHVQMGLIRKAKEDACTSYVMVMLIPKNLEHLGRNLVGSVNQQLFENKQLKQAIMENNKGVFIQLLENAIIEHLDYVLHHLEGSYERR